AAGTGCCTCTGTATGGATTTAAACTGGGCTTTTTACAGAACAATGGAATATTCTTCTCTATGTACATCTGTACCACAACCCCTCAATTAGTCAGTcccagcagttttaaaaaaagaagacataaaTATGCAGATTCACTATACATGTAATCTTTATAACTGGGAAGAATAAATAGGGTACACTTCACACAGCTTTCTCTATAATCATGTCAGCATTCATCCCACAGAGCAGTACTGCTAGGGATTTCATGCTTGCCTCTGTGCCAGTACTAGAAAAGAGTGGACCCTAGCATTTAGGAAAAAGTGTGTCTGCTGACACCGACTCCTTAGTGTCCTTGGTGATGAAAGATCACCTTGTGAACTCGCATTACTGCTGGGGAAACAAGGAAGGTAGAAAATATGGGAAGAGTAAACAAGGAGTTTAAAGGGAACCACAgaacacacaaaacccaacaggGAGTTGACATTTTCTGCCTGTGAAGGCACCAAAAAGCTGTTGGATGCCACTGCCTTTAACTGTCTTAAACTACTAAATGCCTTAATACAGGAAACATATTGGAAAAGCCCTCACTATATTTGGTGTCATGTTTTTTCTCACTCTTTTCTTGAGCAATAAGGAAAGTCCTCACTGTTCAGAGTTCAGCTACAGTGGCCAGTGTCAAAAGaggcaaatattttcttcctgagagTTACCAGTCCTTGGATTGTACGCATGAAACTAGCCCCAAAACATTAGGGCTTTCCCTATCACACAGCTAAACTTGCCGCCACTAGCACTGGTCATGCATAGGGATAATTACAATCTCACCTGTGAAAATGGTGCATCCCAACATCAAAAGTTTAACGACAGGTTTTAAAGAGAATTCAGGTCCCTAGCTGCACAGACAGTAATCTTTTGAAAGCCCTTGCTATGCATCTGTCAGCATCACTGGGTAGCTAAATGTCCTCAAAAATGTGACCCTCCATccaccagcagagctgagcaaTTCGGCAAAGCTTAAGCTTTGGCCTTCAGTCGCTTATGTTTTAAGAATGCTAATTTCATTTATTGCAAAGATCAATCTAGGGGTATTATAGGTGTGCTGTTGCACCTACACCAATGCCTATACCTGAAGCAAGCTAGTGGTCCTTTCTGTTGCTTTAGTAATTCCAGGATTTTCAGTTAAGGAagaccaaaaaaatccaaaaaaacaaatccaaaaccaaacacaaaaatacccCCCCACACAATTACATGCAAAGTTAAgtacaaaattatttagaagTGCAAAGTATCGTAGATGATCCATTGGAGGTTTGGTATTTTGACAACTGTGTGATTAAAAGCACACTAAAAACTATGGAAGGACACCTGATGACTTAAATGAGCTTTGGATCTGCTGTAAGGGCATTTCTTTATCTATGCACTGTTATATACAACAGTTAATTAAATTACAGTTACAACACTGAAGAAATGCCAATAATGAATACTTATTTTTGCTAACAAGAGCGAATAGCTTTCTTATGAGTAGTATCATTTAACAACTTAGCTATGTAATATCCCTAtgataaaacaattttttaaaacaagttacAGATGCACCTGCACAAcctaaataaatcaaaaattttcagtaaatataaaaatatatattacaaaatTACATCTTCAATCAGATGCTGCCTGTACAGTGACCTGCACCAGCAAAATCCTGAGCACTCCACTCTCAATACTCGGTAAGAGGTGAGTTCATGCTACATTTTTCAAGCCCAAACACACATCTTGTGTTTTCTAACTAGGAAGCCAGGGGTTTATAGATTCAGACTACTCTTCACACAGCTGCAGAGTGCTGAGCAGGAAACAGAACCTTGCACCATGCATTAGGAATGTATGCTAAGTATCACATCAAAAAGTACTTGGTAAAGTTGGATCCCTCAACATAAAGGTTCAGGTATCATTCAGGAACAATATTAATCACCTCTTAACTCAGTAGCTAACCTATGCTAAGCTAAACAATATAATTTGATTGCAAGAAATGCACGGGCTTTTAAGTCACTGTTTGCCtatgttttcagtgcttttttgaGGTCAGAGTAGAAATTGGCTAGGGTACTAGACATGGCAGTGTCTACTGCAGATTGTGGTAGCATCCCTCGCAGTTCAGTCTGAATATAGCCTGTCAAAAGACTGTGGCTAGGATAGTCCTTAAGAGGGACGCAGAACCAACCGCAAGGGTGATTGAATCCACGGACAAAGTTAGGTCTCACTTCTCCATAGTCTAGGCTTATACCTAtttaaggggagaaaaaaaaacagaagcaaaaaagaggaaattaatttgagacataaaaaaataaaggtacagtgaatttaaaatttacaaGTTTCTGCTTGGGTAATGTAGTTGAAGTGACAGGCACACTTCAAGTTTCTGGGTACTTTCATAGAAGAAAGTTTGTCTTCATCCAAACTCCATGACATGCAGAGCTTGATAAACAGAAATtccaacattaaaaaacattattccCATTTACTAGCAAGCTGAGCAAGTTGTTACTCCACATAGTTTGCTGTAAAAGCTAAGTTAGAGCACTCAATTTGTCTCCTGTCCCACAGCTGGCATAAATGAAACTTGGCACACAGGGATGGCTCAAGTAACTTTTATGATTCTTTAAATCTGTAAAATGTTAAGATCCCTTTGAAATAGTTGTTGAAGACCATCTTACACCATTTTTGAGTGTTTACCGCAAaactaaatttattttgtatcaAATCTTAAGCCAAGCAGCTGTCGCAAAGTAAGAATTAAACAGAGGTAAGTGGTGCCTTACCGCACGTTAGAAGCCCATCTTCATAGCTTGTAGTGTAAGAGAAATCAACAAATTCCCTTGGTGCTATGATGTTCCAGAGCTGGCCAGCAGTGGTGTAGCGCATCACACAGCAGTTCTTGTTGAGTGACAGAATAAGGAGGGTAAGACAACAAAGATACCTTAGTATAATGAATATAGGGAAATTTATGCTTGTAGGCAGCTAGTCTTTTCCACAAATGTCGCAGACTCTGTCAGCTACACTGTGAGGGCTGAATGGCTGTGTCATTTTCAGTCTAAATGCTGGAAGTTTGTAAGGACTTGCAGTCTGCACCAGAAAGCTGCAGGGGCAGAGAATATCTGGCACCTTAGTTTAGTCAGTAAACCATACTGACAAGAACTAGAAAACGGTGTCATACCTGGGAACTGAAAGCCATGTGGCTTTTATGTTGCCTAACCATTACTGAGGAAGTCTGAAAGGACCATGAATAAATCGTGAGAGCCCTCTCAGTATTAAGATGCTGTCAAGTACTTTTAATCCAAGtgaaatataaaacagaatGCAAACAGTTCCtcaaaaaaaaggctttcttaTAAGACAATAGAGTTTGTATAAATTTTAGGGAATAATTAGCAGAAATACCTTGACATATATATCTTCCTTAAGAGCCACAGCAAAAGACATGTTCAAGTCAGATGTCCACAGGGCTTTAAAGTCATAGTGAATGCCCCCAGTAACCAAAAGGCTACCTGTTCTTCTGTAATCAACTTCAAACCTACCTTTCTTTAACAAGTCCTGCCCCTCAGTATGAATTACTTTGTCTCCCAGCACACAGTGAAGTCAGCCTTTCAGGAagagggagaggctggagcTTCTGTACGTGTGGATTATTAATACCCACAATTTTGGAatggaagaaagcaagccaTATGAAAAGGCTTTGGCATATAAAATACCACACTGTAACTCTATGTGAATTTTATCAAGAGGCTACCAGAGCTCCCAGATCTGAGAAAATTGTGACCAACCAATTTTCACTCCTTTATTTTTAGAACTTCAAGCTTCAGAATAGGACTGTGCAGCCAGAAAGCCTCATCTGAGGTCACCCACTGCATGTATGTACAGTATCTCATGTTCATGCAGAAAATGGGCATAAAAATGGTAGTATTAGTTGGAACGACTGCTCTGCTGTAACATTAAACTCATGTATGCATCTATACACATTTCCCTTAAGAATATAAACCAGTCTTCACCTCTTCAAATGTTTCTATGATGTCCATTGTAGTCATTAAGCTGTCCCAGTCTAGTCTATAAGGTCCAGGGCGAATATGATCCACTATTCTGTTAGTAACATCTTCCACAACTCCTTGAGCTTTGTAGCTAGACAAACAGATGTTTACAAGTGAGAAATTCTTTATAAATATTCCGTTAATTTGCAACAGCATACTTACTATGATACCTCGGTAGCTGGAGTTATGGTCAGTGAACAACTGTATCACAAAAACAGTACACAAAAAGACCTATGGGTGCATCTGTTCTTCTCTGCAATAAATGTTACTCTGAGAAATTTTGTCCTTATGCtgcaattaatattttgtaaatggCAAACTCCTTCCTCAGGCAAAAAATCATTCATCATGTTTAGTTCTCTTACAACTTGTTATTTTGCTCTTCTTGCTGGGCAAGCAAGGGAGTCCAGGAGGGACAAGTAAAGCtaaaagctaaaagcaaaaagaaaggacagcaggactacaatggaaaaaaaaatatttcataaagtAGAAATAACAGTAGTAAAAGCAATCTAATTAGAACTACACTTTACTTTGGTGGCATGTAAGAGTACCAAATAATTAATATAGTGTAAGACATTACAGAACATTCTTCTGTTACCAGATATTTTTAGTAGACATTAGAGATTTTATTTACTTGTGTTACAGGTCCTCCAGTTCCTGAAGGGGAAGAATACATCAGgacaattattttcagaataattctTATTCATTAAGCTGTTCTTATTAATAGTAGGTAACTTAACAAATCAAGTAACAAATTTATCTATTCCCTTGCACAGTTCACCCATATGCATTCTTCATTACCTAGCTGTAGCCAATATTAGCTGTATACTCAGAACAGAGGACCATGTGAACACGCCAGTGGCTTCCAGCTAGGTGTTTGGAAAGTTCTTCAAAGAGTCGTTACTTTCGCCAGGTGTACACACAACCCTGGAGTCTTCATCTGCACatagcagctgctgctctcttgGCAGTGATTCAAGTTACACAAACTTTTGGTGCCAGTGTGCCTGTGGCCCTGCACAGTCGGCAGACTCTTGGTGTCTGGAGTCATTGGCTCTTGCAGACTTAACAGGACTTAAATTCTGCAGACTGCATCAGTCTTTGACATACTTGCAAATGGTATCTTTTCACatgacttttcatttcttcagagTGCTATTTTCTAGTAACTATTTCTCTGCCTAAACCTACAGATACCAACAGAACCCAGTGACAGAAACTCATGCAGGAAGGACCTATATGTCACACATCTTTCCCATAACGACACGCTTGATATTTTACTAGATTGCAATTGCATAGTCACTGTAGCAGTTCAAGCATTGACTGCATTGCTGTCCAGTAAT
The window above is part of the Falco cherrug isolate bFalChe1 chromosome Z, bFalChe1.pri, whole genome shotgun sequence genome. Proteins encoded here:
- the STARD4 gene encoding stAR-related lipid transfer protein 4; the protein is MDGLPGPAPLAARLRDTLVQYHGIADRAWRLAKKTKDATVWRKPSEEFSGYLYKAQGVVEDVTNRIVDHIRPGPYRLDWDSLMTTMDIIETFEENCCVMRYTTAGQLWNIIAPREFVDFSYTTSYEDGLLTCGISLDYGEVRPNFVRGFNHPCGWFCVPLKDYPSHSLLTGYIQTELRGMLPQSAVDTAMSSTLANFYSDLKKALKT